From the Cupriavidus necator N-1 genome, one window contains:
- a CDS encoding phosphocholine-specific phospholipase C, with protein MTKIDRRTFLTGAVKSAAAASVLSMLPPSIARALAVPAAVNTGTIQDVQHVVILMQENRALDHYFGAMRGVRGFGDRFPVPVPSGKPVWYESNGTREITPFHLDSATVNALRVSGTPHSFMDAQNAWNQGRFGFWAKYKNDHSMGYYRREDIPFQYALAEAFTLCDAYHCSHAGGTDPNRITFMSGSNYNPAMREAGRNCTLDDAEVNNLRCSVGGKLPTPGYTYKGSAFQWSTLPELLQAKGVSWRIYQNPNANWGGLLHGGLAFKSFRESQPGNPLYDNGMSSWTIEQLAAHVRDDTLPAVSWILPTPAQSEHPGGPSSATEGAAFINTVLTALTANPEVWSKTVFFITFDENDGFFDHMPPAAVPSYDANGVLHGKSTVDVTGEYFDTAGNTALDGTTTSGETIRLRPYGFGPRVPMYVISPWTRGGWINSQVFDHTSMGRFLEQRFGITVPAISPWHRAVAGDLTSVFDFRTPNDQVFPTLPDTSNYQQVIAEQLAKPKATAPAVPASLFQETGTKYSRALPYVLHASALAEPTIGKLKLIFSNTGEQGTVFHVYDRLHLDQIPRRYTVEPGKTLDDEWDARTTDNGRYDLAVYGPNGFVRMFKGQLPADAMADAPEVRVCYDLDKGSVYLSARNDSKGAVNGGGKPLTLVVTPNAYRNDGPWQLHITAGAEVEHHWPLQESGNWYDFTVTEAESGFERRFAGRLETGQHGVTDPAMATGLG; from the coding sequence ATGACCAAAATCGATCGACGCACCTTCCTTACCGGCGCCGTCAAAAGCGCGGCCGCTGCTTCGGTTCTGTCGATGCTGCCGCCCAGTATCGCGCGCGCACTCGCCGTTCCCGCTGCGGTCAATACCGGCACGATCCAGGACGTGCAGCACGTGGTGATCCTGATGCAGGAAAACCGCGCCCTGGACCATTACTTCGGCGCCATGCGCGGCGTGCGCGGCTTCGGCGACCGCTTCCCGGTGCCGGTGCCGTCAGGCAAGCCGGTGTGGTACGAGTCGAACGGCACGCGCGAGATCACGCCGTTCCACCTCGACAGCGCGACCGTCAACGCGCTGCGCGTCTCCGGCACGCCGCACAGCTTCATGGATGCGCAGAATGCGTGGAACCAGGGCCGTTTCGGCTTCTGGGCCAAGTACAAGAACGACCATTCGATGGGCTACTACCGTCGTGAAGACATTCCGTTCCAGTACGCGCTGGCCGAGGCCTTCACGCTTTGCGACGCCTACCACTGCAGCCACGCCGGTGGCACCGACCCGAACCGCATCACCTTCATGTCGGGCTCCAACTACAACCCCGCGATGCGCGAGGCGGGGCGCAACTGCACGCTTGACGATGCGGAGGTCAACAACCTGCGCTGCAGCGTGGGCGGCAAGCTGCCCACGCCGGGCTACACATACAAGGGTTCCGCCTTCCAGTGGTCCACGCTGCCGGAACTGCTGCAGGCAAAGGGCGTCAGCTGGCGCATTTACCAGAACCCCAACGCCAACTGGGGCGGCCTGCTGCATGGCGGGCTCGCCTTCAAGAGCTTTCGTGAATCGCAGCCGGGCAATCCGCTCTACGACAACGGCATGAGCAGCTGGACCATCGAGCAGCTGGCCGCGCATGTGCGGGACGACACGCTGCCGGCCGTGAGCTGGATCCTGCCGACGCCGGCGCAGTCCGAACATCCGGGCGGCCCGTCGAGCGCAACCGAAGGCGCGGCCTTCATCAACACGGTGCTGACGGCGCTAACCGCCAATCCGGAGGTCTGGAGCAAGACCGTGTTCTTCATCACCTTCGATGAGAATGACGGCTTCTTCGACCATATGCCGCCGGCCGCGGTGCCGTCCTACGACGCCAATGGTGTCCTGCACGGCAAGTCGACTGTCGACGTCACCGGCGAATACTTCGACACCGCCGGCAATACGGCGCTCGACGGCACCACCACCAGCGGCGAGACCATCCGCCTGCGCCCGTACGGGTTCGGCCCGCGCGTGCCGATGTATGTGATCTCGCCGTGGACGCGCGGCGGCTGGATCAACTCGCAGGTGTTCGACCACACCTCGATGGGGCGCTTCCTGGAACAGCGCTTCGGCATCACGGTGCCCGCGATCAGCCCGTGGCACCGCGCAGTGGCCGGCGACCTGACTTCCGTCTTCGATTTCAGGACGCCGAATGACCAGGTGTTTCCGACGCTGCCGGATACCAGCAACTACCAGCAGGTGATCGCCGAGCAGCTGGCGAAACCCAAGGCGACGGCACCGGCCGTGCCGGCGTCGTTGTTCCAGGAGACTGGCACCAAGTATTCGCGCGCGCTGCCCTATGTCCTCCATGCGAGTGCGCTGGCCGAGCCCACCATAGGCAAGCTGAAGCTGATCTTCAGCAATACGGGGGAGCAGGGCACGGTCTTCCATGTCTACGACCGGCTCCATCTGGACCAGATTCCGCGCCGCTACACGGTCGAGCCCGGCAAGACGCTGGACGATGAATGGGATGCGCGCACCACGGACAACGGGCGCTATGACCTGGCGGTCTACGGGCCTAACGGCTTCGTGCGCATGTTCAAGGGCCAGCTGCCTGCGGACGCCATGGCCGATGCCCCTGAGGTACGCGTCTGCTACGACCTGGACAAGGGCAGTGTCTACCTGTCGGCACGCAACGACAGCAAGGGCGCAGTCAACGGTGGCGGCAAGCCGCTGACGCTGGTGGTGACGCCCAACGCTTATCGTAACGACGGTCCGTGGCAACTCCATATCACGGCCGGCGCCGAGGTGGAGCACCACTGGCCGCTGCAGGAGAGCGGCAACTGGTACGACTTCACGGTCACGGAAGCCGAAAGCGGATTCGAACGGCGCTTCGCAGGTCGCCTGGAGACCGGCCAGCATGGCGTGACGGACCCGGCGATGGCAACCGGGCTGGGCTGA
- a CDS encoding SDR family NAD(P)-dependent oxidoreductase: MSKSFDFGGKTALVTGASSGIGRAFAYALAERGARLLLVARSHDKLRNLAAELRRDYACDADFLTVDLSAANAVDTIDRHLKQTGTVVDVLINNAGFAAYGRFETIPLTCQRDEVLVNCIAAIELTHLLLPGMQARSDGAVINVASTAAFQPDPYMAVYGATKAFLLSFSEAVWAENRHRGIRVVALCPGATQTAFFDVVGAKEAAVGVPMPVANVVQDALWALDRNLSYWVVGARNRLLANLQRLLSRQMSARLVEKILRPREVQDLAATDLKA; encoded by the coding sequence ATGAGCAAATCTTTCGATTTTGGCGGAAAAACAGCACTCGTCACCGGTGCATCGTCGGGTATCGGGCGCGCGTTTGCCTATGCGTTGGCCGAACGCGGTGCGAGACTCCTGCTGGTCGCACGCTCTCACGACAAGCTGCGCAATCTGGCCGCAGAACTGCGACGCGACTATGCGTGCGACGCCGATTTTCTGACGGTCGACCTGAGCGCGGCCAACGCCGTCGACACGATCGATCGTCATCTGAAGCAAACCGGCACGGTCGTCGATGTGCTAATCAACAATGCGGGCTTCGCAGCTTACGGGCGCTTTGAAACGATTCCGTTGACGTGCCAGCGCGATGAAGTTCTGGTGAACTGCATCGCCGCGATCGAGCTGACTCATCTTCTGCTGCCGGGGATGCAAGCGCGATCCGACGGCGCAGTCATCAACGTCGCGTCAACCGCGGCATTCCAGCCCGATCCGTATATGGCCGTCTACGGTGCGACGAAGGCCTTTCTCCTGTCATTTTCGGAAGCTGTTTGGGCTGAGAACCGGCATCGGGGCATCCGGGTCGTCGCGCTATGTCCTGGCGCGACGCAAACGGCCTTTTTCGACGTTGTTGGCGCGAAGGAGGCTGCTGTCGGCGTGCCGATGCCGGTCGCGAACGTGGTGCAGGATGCCTTGTGGGCGCTCGATCGCAATCTGAGCTATTGGGTTGTGGGGGCGCGAAATCGACTGCTGGCGAACTTACAGAGACTACTGAGCCGCCAGATGTCGGCTCGGCTCGTTGAGAAAATCCTTCGGCCAAGAGAAGTTCAGGATCTCGCGGCAACAGATCTCAAGGCGTAG
- a CDS encoding heavy metal-responsive transcriptional regulator → MRIGELCKRAGVSRDTVRYYERMGLLDKPTQPNATNTYKRYSELSLQRIRLIVHAKELGFTLAEIGDVVHVWESPTFGVDQKVACLQAKLAELDAKSLALNTLRTGLLNALAKVGGDCVEEEIA, encoded by the coding sequence ATGCGCATCGGCGAGCTATGCAAGAGGGCGGGTGTATCGCGCGACACCGTCCGTTACTACGAACGTATGGGTCTGCTGGACAAACCAACACAACCTAACGCGACGAACACTTACAAGCGCTATTCCGAACTTTCGTTACAGCGGATACGGCTGATCGTCCACGCGAAGGAGTTGGGCTTCACGCTGGCGGAAATTGGCGACGTTGTCCATGTATGGGAAAGTCCGACGTTCGGCGTTGACCAAAAGGTCGCGTGCCTGCAAGCAAAACTCGCCGAACTCGACGCAAAGAGTCTTGCGTTGAACACGCTGCGAACAGGGTTGCTGAATGCGTTGGCCAAAGTTGGCGGCGATTGTGTCGAAGAAGAAATAGCGTGA
- a CDS encoding ABC transporter ATP-binding protein: MPQIVVSHLRKTYRIHERDPGVLGALRALVRPRYRTVDALAGVSFELQRGELLGFIGPNGAGKSTTIKILAGILRPDGGRVEIDGRVPFDDRERHVARIGVVFGQRTQLWWDLPVGEGFALLRDIYRVDPVRFARTRDELVALLRLERLLDQPVRQLSLGQRMRAEIAAALLHEPDILFLDEPTIGLDAPSKLAVRDFVRRANQERGTTVLLTTHDMHDIEALARRVIVIGHGRVLADCAVEALRSQVVAARRLDEGLPEDAEDEGMTIEAVIARFYAMHGAAEA, encoded by the coding sequence ATGCCCCAGATCGTCGTCAGTCATCTACGAAAGACCTACCGCATCCACGAGCGCGACCCGGGCGTGCTCGGTGCGTTGCGCGCGCTGGTGCGGCCGCGCTATCGCACGGTCGATGCGCTGGCCGGGGTGTCGTTCGAACTGCAGCGCGGCGAACTGCTGGGCTTCATTGGCCCGAACGGTGCGGGCAAATCGACCACCATCAAGATTCTTGCGGGCATCTTGCGGCCAGACGGCGGCCGCGTTGAAATCGACGGACGCGTCCCGTTCGATGACCGCGAGCGGCATGTGGCGCGCATCGGCGTGGTGTTCGGGCAGCGCACGCAGCTCTGGTGGGATCTTCCGGTCGGTGAGGGATTCGCGCTGCTGCGCGACATCTATCGGGTCGACCCGGTGCGCTTTGCCCGTACGCGCGACGAACTGGTCGCGCTGTTGCGTCTCGAACGCCTGCTCGACCAGCCTGTGCGCCAGCTGTCGCTGGGGCAGCGCATGCGCGCCGAGATCGCGGCGGCGTTGCTGCATGAGCCCGACATCCTGTTCCTGGACGAGCCCACCATCGGGCTGGATGCGCCTTCCAAGCTCGCGGTCCGTGACTTCGTGCGGCGCGCCAACCAGGAACGCGGCACTACCGTGCTGCTGACCACGCACGACATGCATGACATCGAGGCGCTGGCCAGGCGGGTGATCGTCATTGGCCACGGCCGCGTGCTGGCCGACTGCGCGGTCGAGGCGTTGCGGTCGCAGGTGGTGGCTGCACGCCGCCTGGACGAGGGCCTCCCCGAGGACGCGGAGGACGAGGGCATGACCATCGAGGCCGTCATCGCGCGTTTCTACGCGATGCACGGCGCGGCCGAGGCCTAG
- a CDS encoding ABC transporter permease: protein MAPRELVRPYLAAFRSRFLQMLQYRVAAYAGFLTQCWWGGIKVMILVAFYGSAAASAPLSLAQAITYTWLAQGLLALLPWLGDPEVAQAVRTGAVAYDRLRPVDAYALWFARSAGWIAARVLPRMALMAAFAGIALPLAGFGDWALQPPAGPAAGMGFIVSMLFALLLSTSLVMLLNIAAAAALNERGINTLAGPVVVVFSGNLLPLALLPDAWQTVLLMQPLAGVMDIPARIYFGQLGGAEAVAGLGLQCLWIVLLVAAGHAAMSRTMRRLYVQGG, encoded by the coding sequence ATGGCGCCGCGCGAACTCGTGCGTCCCTATCTCGCGGCGTTCAGGTCCCGGTTCCTGCAGATGCTGCAGTACCGGGTGGCGGCCTACGCGGGTTTCCTTACGCAGTGCTGGTGGGGTGGTATCAAGGTCATGATTCTGGTGGCGTTCTACGGCAGCGCGGCGGCGAGCGCGCCGCTGTCGCTCGCACAGGCCATCACCTATACATGGCTGGCTCAAGGCCTGCTCGCGCTGCTGCCGTGGTTGGGCGATCCGGAAGTCGCGCAGGCGGTGCGCACCGGCGCGGTGGCCTACGACAGGCTGCGGCCGGTGGATGCCTATGCGCTGTGGTTTGCGCGCTCGGCCGGGTGGATCGCGGCACGCGTGCTGCCGCGCATGGCGTTGATGGCCGCGTTTGCGGGTATCGCGCTGCCATTGGCCGGGTTTGGCGACTGGGCCTTGCAGCCGCCCGCGGGGCCGGCAGCGGGCATGGGCTTCATCGTCTCGATGCTGTTTGCGCTGCTGTTGTCCACCTCGCTTGTGATGCTGCTCAACATCGCGGCGGCTGCGGCGCTCAATGAACGAGGCATCAATACGCTGGCGGGGCCGGTCGTGGTCGTGTTCTCAGGCAACCTGCTGCCTCTGGCGCTGCTCCCCGACGCCTGGCAAACCGTGCTGCTGATGCAACCGTTGGCTGGCGTGATGGATATTCCGGCGCGCATCTACTTCGGGCAACTCGGCGGCGCGGAAGCGGTCGCCGGATTGGGCCTTCAATGCCTGTGGATCGTGCTGCTGGTCGCTGCCGGCCATGCGGCCATGAGCCGAACGATGCGCCGGCTCTACGTGCAAGGCGGATGA
- a CDS encoding ABC transporter permease, producing MGSLALFVRLAMASLSSQARYPASALMLTLGQFLATGIEVIAVWALFDRFGDVQGWRIGEVALFYGLVNCMFAIADAIGRGFDVLGTTFLRTGEFDRLLLRPRPLALQLMGHDVRISRLGRLLQGLMVLAFATVQVGIAWTPASIAIALFAVAGGVALFLGILVLQGTLSFWTIESLEIANVLTYGGVQATQYPVALYARWFRYVLTFAVPLACVAYYPALAILGKPDPIGAPTWTGLVSPLTGFVFLLAAIGAWRIGLRHYTSTGS from the coding sequence ATGGGCTCGCTGGCATTGTTCGTCCGCCTTGCGATGGCCTCGCTGAGCAGCCAGGCGCGCTATCCCGCGTCGGCGCTGATGCTCACGCTGGGTCAGTTTCTTGCCACCGGGATCGAGGTGATCGCGGTCTGGGCCCTGTTCGACCGCTTCGGCGACGTGCAGGGGTGGCGAATCGGCGAAGTGGCGCTGTTCTACGGGTTGGTGAACTGCATGTTCGCCATCGCCGATGCCATCGGGCGCGGATTCGACGTGCTGGGCACGACCTTTTTGCGTACCGGCGAATTCGACCGCTTGCTATTGCGGCCCCGCCCTTTGGCTCTGCAATTAATGGGGCATGACGTCCGCATCAGCCGCCTGGGGCGATTGCTGCAAGGGCTGATGGTGTTGGCCTTTGCAACGGTGCAGGTGGGCATCGCGTGGACACCGGCATCAATCGCCATTGCCCTGTTTGCGGTCGCAGGCGGCGTGGCGCTGTTTCTTGGCATTCTCGTGTTGCAGGGTACGCTGTCCTTCTGGACCATCGAGAGCCTCGAGATCGCCAATGTGCTCACATACGGTGGCGTACAGGCGACGCAATATCCGGTGGCCTTGTATGCGCGGTGGTTCCGGTACGTGCTGACCTTTGCTGTGCCGCTGGCCTGCGTCGCCTACTACCCTGCGTTGGCGATATTGGGCAAGCCTGATCCGATCGGTGCGCCGACCTGGACAGGGCTGGTGTCACCGTTGACGGGTTTCGTTTTTCTCCTGGCGGCCATCGGCGCATGGCGTATCGGGCTGCGCCACTACACGTCGACTGGCAGCTAG
- a CDS encoding SDR family NAD(P)-dependent oxidoreductase, whose protein sequence is MSNIYDLSGKAALVTGGAKGLGRAIVAQLIDSGARVHAWDIVPFQMEGASTEVVDVSDAGQVGLALARLVDAGYRFDILVNAAGYLGPMQPFENHEASQWHRIIAVNLLGTMYVVQAMLPHMLRWGGGRIINMGSLAGKEGLAGLAAYSAASGGVVVLTKAIGRELVKRNIYVNCVAPGPMDTDMIHALGSHEVAAMVADSPAGRLGDPAEAAHLVAWLCSDASRFNAGAVFDMSGGRARF, encoded by the coding sequence GTGTCAAATATCTATGATCTATCGGGGAAGGCAGCGCTGGTGACCGGCGGTGCAAAGGGGCTCGGTCGGGCGATCGTTGCGCAACTGATCGACAGTGGTGCGCGTGTGCATGCTTGGGATATCGTGCCGTTCCAGATGGAAGGTGCCAGCACTGAGGTCGTCGATGTCTCCGATGCCGGGCAGGTGGGGCTGGCGCTGGCGCGACTGGTCGATGCGGGATATCGCTTCGACATCCTGGTCAACGCTGCCGGCTACCTTGGCCCAATGCAGCCATTCGAGAATCACGAAGCCTCACAATGGCATCGCATCATCGCCGTGAATCTCCTAGGGACCATGTACGTCGTGCAGGCGATGTTGCCGCACATGTTGCGCTGGGGAGGTGGCCGCATCATCAATATGGGCTCGCTGGCTGGCAAGGAGGGGCTGGCGGGGCTGGCTGCATACTCCGCGGCCAGCGGCGGCGTGGTCGTTCTAACCAAAGCAATCGGCCGCGAACTGGTGAAGCGCAACATCTATGTTAATTGCGTGGCACCCGGGCCCATGGATACCGACATGATTCACGCGCTCGGCAGCCACGAGGTGGCGGCCATGGTTGCTGATAGCCCGGCCGGGCGCCTGGGTGATCCGGCCGAGGCTGCGCACCTGGTAGCGTGGCTATGTTCGGACGCCAGCCGCTTTAATGCAGGCGCTGTCTTTGACATGTCCGGTGGGCGAGCGCGATTTTAA
- a CDS encoding 3-deoxy-7-phosphoheptulonate synthase produces the protein MNDPQKSPLTIAEGWQAPPDRTSVTDDARVEDIIPLPPPEHLIRFFPIRGTPVESLVTQTRQRISRILHGKDDRLLVIMGPCSIHDPQAALEYARRLMEQRQRYAGTLEIVMRVYFEKPRTTVGWKGLINDPYLDESYRIDEGLRIARSLLVDINRLGLPAAGEFLDVISPQYIGDLICWGAIGARTTESQVHRELASGISAPIGFKNGTDGNIRIAIDAIQAASRPHHFLGVHKNGQVATVHTKGNPDCHVILRGGKAPNYDADSVAAACRELEAAGLGNSLMVDCSHANSSKQHLRQVDVARDVAQQISGGSDSIFGVMVESHLFPGAQKFTPGVHSPSALSYGQSITDACIGWDDSVAVLDMLSEAVSLRRGPDSQP, from the coding sequence ATGAATGATCCACAGAAATCTCCGTTGACCATTGCCGAGGGTTGGCAGGCGCCGCCGGACCGCACCAGCGTGACTGACGACGCCCGCGTCGAAGACATCATTCCGCTGCCCCCGCCTGAACACCTGATCCGTTTCTTCCCCATCCGGGGCACGCCGGTCGAATCCCTGGTCACCCAGACGCGCCAGCGCATCTCGCGCATTCTGCATGGCAAGGATGACCGGCTGCTTGTGATCATGGGACCTTGCTCGATCCACGACCCGCAGGCGGCACTCGAGTACGCACGGCGGCTGATGGAGCAGCGCCAGCGCTACGCCGGGACCCTGGAGATCGTGATGCGTGTGTACTTCGAGAAGCCGCGTACCACGGTGGGCTGGAAAGGACTGATCAACGACCCGTATCTGGACGAAAGCTATCGCATCGACGAGGGCCTGCGCATCGCGCGCAGCCTGCTGGTTGATATCAATCGCCTCGGGTTGCCGGCGGCCGGCGAGTTCCTGGACGTGATCTCGCCCCAGTACATAGGCGACCTGATCTGCTGGGGCGCGATTGGTGCCCGCACCACCGAGAGCCAGGTGCACCGCGAGCTGGCTTCGGGCATATCAGCACCGATTGGCTTCAAGAATGGCACTGACGGCAACATCAGGATTGCCATCGACGCTATCCAGGCCGCATCGCGTCCACATCACTTCCTGGGCGTGCACAAGAACGGGCAGGTGGCGACGGTGCATACCAAGGGCAACCCGGACTGCCACGTCATTCTCCGTGGCGGCAAGGCCCCGAACTACGATGCGGATTCCGTGGCGGCCGCCTGCAGGGAACTGGAAGCGGCCGGGCTCGGCAACTCGCTGATGGTGGATTGCAGCCACGCCAACAGCAGCAAGCAACACCTGCGGCAGGTCGATGTCGCGCGGGACGTGGCGCAACAGATAAGCGGCGGCAGTGACTCCATTTTCGGGGTAATGGTCGAAAGCCATCTGTTCCCCGGCGCACAGAAGTTCACCCCGGGCGTGCACAGTCCTTCCGCGTTGTCATACGGGCAGAGCATCACCGACGCCTGCATCGGGTGGGACGACTCGGTGGCGGTGCTGGACATGCTTAGCGAGGCGGTCAGTCTGCGCCGCGGGCCGGATTCGCAGCCGTAG
- a CDS encoding SDR family oxidoreductase, with protein sequence MSETSKVVLVTGATGGIGSAVCLRLANSGYSLILAARDISKLQAACAALDRPGLPSHRWISVDMSSDASIASFSHELATDGTVLDGVVLMPPQMRPTGDCQPPADMWRQLFQSNFIGPLELLKSAISTMRPDPSQGRRAKIVIISAITSVQALGNYATSNVLRCAWLAQAKTLAFAMGERGVHVNTLSLGGTLTPDYVASIDLRATKAGVTFSERLAEETLNIPLRKYGRPEEVALAVEVLLSPFSDHMTGVNLLHDGGFTRAY encoded by the coding sequence ATGTCCGAGACAAGCAAGGTAGTCCTGGTGACGGGTGCTACCGGAGGCATCGGGAGCGCCGTCTGCTTACGGCTGGCGAACTCAGGCTATTCGCTGATTCTTGCCGCGCGCGACATTAGCAAGCTGCAAGCCGCTTGCGCGGCGCTGGACAGGCCGGGCCTCCCGTCACATCGCTGGATCTCCGTCGACATGTCCAGTGATGCCTCTATCGCATCTTTTTCCCATGAGCTTGCGACGGACGGAACCGTTCTCGACGGCGTCGTATTGATGCCCCCGCAAATGCGGCCCACCGGCGATTGCCAGCCTCCGGCGGACATGTGGCGACAATTGTTCCAGAGCAACTTTATCGGCCCCCTCGAACTCCTTAAGAGCGCGATCTCCACAATGCGGCCAGATCCTTCCCAAGGACGCCGGGCAAAAATTGTCATCATTTCTGCCATCACCTCAGTGCAAGCCCTTGGAAACTACGCCACCAGCAATGTCCTGCGTTGTGCCTGGCTGGCTCAGGCCAAGACGCTCGCTTTCGCGATGGGCGAACGAGGAGTTCACGTCAATACCCTCTCCCTCGGTGGCACCCTGACCCCAGACTATGTGGCATCGATCGACCTGCGCGCCACCAAGGCTGGCGTGACCTTCTCTGAACGGTTAGCCGAGGAAACATTGAACATCCCCTTGCGAAAGTATGGAAGGCCTGAGGAGGTCGCCCTGGCGGTCGAAG